A stretch of Gopherus evgoodei ecotype Sinaloan lineage chromosome 12, rGopEvg1_v1.p, whole genome shotgun sequence DNA encodes these proteins:
- the GPT2 gene encoding alanine aminotransferase 2 isoform X2 encodes MGQQPITFLRQVVALCTYPNLLDSPSFPEDSKKRARRILQGCGGNSLGSYSASQGVNCIREDVAAYIERRDGGVPADPDNIYLTTGASDGIATVLKILVSGGGKSRTGVMIPIPQYPLYSAAISELDAIQVNYYLDEQNCWALDVNELRRSLNEAKAYCNPKVLCIINPGNPTGQVQSRKCIEDVIHFAWEEQLFLLADEVYQDNIYSEECQFHSFKKVLYEMGPEYYSNVELASFHSTSKGYMGECGYRGGYMEVINLHPDIKGQLVKLLSVRLCPPVSGQAAMDIVVNPPVPGEESYAQFIKEKESVLNNLAQKAKLTEDMFNKVPGIQCNPLQGAMYAFPRIFIPSKAIETAKAHEMAPDLFYCMKLLEETGICVVPGSGFGQREGSYHFRMTILPPVEKLKIVLEKVKDFHIQFLEEYA; translated from the exons ATGGGACAGCAGCCCATCACTTTCCTTCGTCAG GTGGTTGCACTTTGTACATACCCAAACCTGTTGGACAGCCCAAGCTTCCCAGAAGACTCTAAGAAGAGAGCCAGACGGATCTTGCAGGGGTGTGGAGGGAATAGCTTAG GGTCTTACAGTGCCAGTCAAGGTGTAAATTGCATCCGTGAAGATGTTGCAGCGTACATTGAAAGACGAGATGGAGGAGTTCCTGCAGATCCAGATAATATATACCTTACCACAGGGGCTAGTGATGGAATTGCT ACTGTTCTAAAGATCCTGGTCTCAGGAGGAGGGAAATCCCGAACTGGAGTGATGATCCCAATCCCACAATACCCCCTGTATTCAGCAGCCATATCTGAACTAGATGCCATCCAGGTGAACTATTACCTTGATGAACAGAATTGCTGGGCACTAGATGTGAATGAACTGCGTCGTTCCTTGAATGAAGCCAAAGCGTACTGTAATCCAAAGGTTCTGTGCATCATCAACCCAGGAAATCCCACTG GTCAGGTTCAAAGTAGAAAGTGCATTGAAGATGTTATACATTTTGCTTGGGAGGAGCAACTCTTTCTTTTGGCTGATGAG GTTTATCAAGATAACATTTACTCAGAAGAATGTCAGTTTCATTCCTTCAAAAAGGTTCTGTATGAGATGGGACCAGAATACTACAGCAATGTGGAGCTAGCATCCTTCCATTCCACCTCCAAGGGATACATGGGCGA GTGCGGTTACCGAGGGGGTTATATGGAGGTCATTAACTTGCATCCAGACATAAAAGGACAGCTTGTTAAACTTCTCTCTGTTCGCCTCTGTCCTCCAGTCTCTGGACAGGCAGCTATGGATATCGTAGTGAATCCTCCAGTACCTGGGGAAGAATCTTATGCACAGTTCATTAAG gaaaaggagTCTGTTTTGAACAATCTTGCCCAAAAAGCCAAGCTAACAGAAGATATGTTTAATAAAGTGCCAGGAATTCAGTGCAATCCACTTCAAGGAGCTATGTATGCCTTCCCAAGGATATTTATCCCTTCCAAAGCCATTGAGACAGCAAAG gctCATGAAATGGCCCCTGATTTATTCTACTGTATGAAACTTTTGGAAGAAACTGGAATATGTGTTGTACCTGGCAGTGGATTTGGCCAAAGAGAAGGAAGTTACCACTTCAG aatgACCATTCTCCCTCCAGTAGAGAAGCTGAAGATTGTGCTGGAGAAAGTGAAAGACTTCCACATACAGTTTCTTGAAGAATATGCATGA